A genomic segment from Desmospora activa DSM 45169 encodes:
- a CDS encoding helix-turn-helix domain-containing protein produces MNYYTPEEVAEKLKIKNTETIRRYLRRGKLRGAKLGKHWRISEKQLEEFFERQSEESQTIAGKN; encoded by the coding sequence ATGAATTACTACACACCAGAAGAGGTTGCCGAAAAGCTAAAAATTAAAAATACCGAAACTATACGAAGGTACCTTCGCAGGGGAAAACTTCGAGGAGCAAAACTGGGAAAACATTGGCGGATCTCTGAAAAACAGTTAGAGGAATTTTTTGAAAGGCAGTCTGAAGAAAGTCAGACAATTGCGGGTAAAAATTAA
- a CDS encoding NucA/NucB deoxyribonuclease domain-containing protein — MVGMMTACDGSEIEAILDALEADQPVSYEVNSEEYDETLVFPTDRYPETGAHIRDAITAGHSNVCTIDRDGADERREESLAGVPTKPGYDRDEWPMAACAEGGEGASVRHIDPSDNRGAGSWVGNQISDYPDGTKVKFIVE, encoded by the coding sequence ATGGTCGGGATGATGACGGCATGTGACGGATCTGAGATTGAGGCAATTTTGGATGCCTTAGAGGCCGATCAACCGGTTTCATATGAAGTAAATTCCGAGGAATACGACGAAACCCTTGTTTTTCCTACTGATCGTTACCCAGAAACGGGGGCTCACATCCGTGATGCTATTACGGCCGGTCATTCTAATGTATGCACAATTGACCGTGATGGGGCAGATGAGCGCCGTGAGGAGTCCCTGGCTGGTGTCCCGACAAAACCTGGCTATGACAGGGATGAATGGCCCATGGCCGCTTGCGCGGAGGGGGGAGAAGGGGCTTCTGTACGCCACATCGACCCCTCTGACAATCGCGGTGCGGGTTCCTGGGTCGGGAATCAGATTAGTGATTATCCGGACGGCACTAAAGTAAAATTTATCGTTGAGTGA
- a CDS encoding ParA family protein: MSHVICVANQKGGVGKTTTSIMCAYLISQFHKVLCVDMDPQSDFTEALAQEAAVVFDGETLLEAMWKKDARPYIKKVTDNLHFIPSNDHLTGIHETLYTMPKPDRYMVLKETLAPVRNEYDFILVDAAPSPDAKLANCLVASDYVLVMFKPANFCDHALDRFFESVETAQEEANPDLKVIGILPTMVGAQRNDVQAYMHTVKKEYGDLVLQTQIRYLAAHERFTIGGFLNNPETQKSAEPYSEVVMELMDRIGVKVNG; encoded by the coding sequence ATGAGTCATGTAATATGTGTGGCTAATCAAAAGGGTGGAGTTGGAAAGACAACAACAAGTATCATGTGTGCTTATCTAATTAGTCAGTTTCACAAAGTTCTCTGTGTGGATATGGATCCACAATCAGATTTTACGGAGGCATTAGCACAAGAGGCGGCTGTTGTTTTTGACGGAGAGACACTTCTTGAGGCAATGTGGAAAAAGGATGCCAGACCGTATATCAAGAAAGTTACCGATAATCTGCATTTTATTCCCTCAAATGATCACTTAACGGGGATTCATGAAACACTTTACACCATGCCGAAGCCAGATAGGTATATGGTTTTAAAGGAAACACTGGCACCAGTACGTAACGAGTATGATTTTATCCTTGTTGATGCTGCCCCCAGCCCAGATGCCAAATTAGCTAACTGCCTTGTGGCGTCTGATTACGTTCTGGTTATGTTCAAACCGGCAAATTTTTGCGACCATGCTCTTGATCGTTTTTTTGAATCGGTTGAGACGGCTCAGGAGGAAGCCAATCCAGACTTGAAAGTTATTGGGATCTTACCAACGATGGTTGGAGCACAAAGAAATGATGTACAGGCTTATATGCATACCGTAAAAAAAGAGTATGGAGATCTTGTACTTCAAACACAGATCAGATATCTTGCAGCACATGAGCGTTTTACAATTGGCGGCTTCTTAAACAACCCTGAAACTCAGAAATCAGCTGAGCCTTATTCAGAAGTTGTTATGGAATTGATGGATAGAATTGGAGTGAAGGTAAATGGGTGA